The following are encoded together in the Glycine max cultivar Williams 82 chromosome 8, Glycine_max_v4.0, whole genome shotgun sequence genome:
- the PGIP4 gene encoding polygalacturonase inhibitor protein precursor produces MIMVLLIVLYLSAPALSKLCNQDKQVLLQIKKELGNPTKLSSWLPTTDYCDTIWEGVACVTDSNNQTCRVDILYLSHLNLPKPYPIPPSIGNLPYLNYLYLIDTNFFGAIPSSIANLTNLNYLNITYTNVSGTIPDFLSHIKTLVSIDFSYNNLSGNLPASLSSLPNLGEMIFTGNRISGAIPDSFGSFSEELILMRLSRNRLTGKIPATLAKLNLRFLDLSRNMLEGDASVLFGSEKDTVQINLGKNNLAFDLGKVEFSEILAILDLRHNRIYGTLPQGLTALKHLTKLNVSNNNLCGEIPQGGNLQRIKVNSYAHNKCLCGSPLPACTLVN; encoded by the coding sequence ATGATCATGGTCTTGCTCATAGTCCTATACCTTTCTGCACCAGCACTCTCAAAACTGTGCAACCAAGACAAGCAAGTCCTCCTCCAAATCAAGAAAGAGCTTGGCAACCCAACCAAACTCTCTTCATGGCTCCCAACCACTGACTATTGCGACACCATTTGGGAAGGTGTCGCTTGTGTCACCGACAGCAACAACCAGACATGCCGCGTCGACATCCTCTACCTCTCCCACCTTAACCTCCCCAAACCCTACCCTATTCCCCCCTCCATAGGCAACCTTCCCTACTTGAATTATCTTTACCTCATTGACACAAACTTCTTCGGCGCAATCCCCTCTTCCATCGCTAATCTCACCAACCTCAATTATCTCaacatcacatacaccaatgtCTCTGGCACAATACCAGATTTCTTGTCCCATATCAAAACCCTAGTCAGCATTGACTTCTCTTACAACAACCTCTCCGGCAACCTCCCTGCCTCGCTCTCCTCGCTCCCCAACCTCGGCGAAATGATCTTCACCGGCAACCGAATCTCCGGCGCCATCCCCGACTCCTTCGGCTCCTTCTCCGAGGAGCTCATATTGATGAGGCTCTCCCGCAACCGCCTCACCGGGAAGATTCCGGCGACGCTGGCGAAGCTGAATCTGCGGTTCTTGGACTTGTCTCGGAACATGCTGGAGGGTGACGCGTCGGTGCTGTTTGGGTCGGAGAAAGACACGGTGCAGATAAATCTGGGGAAGAACAATCTTGCTTTTGACCTGGGGAAAGTGGAGTTTTCAGAGATATTGGCCATCTTGGATCTTAGGCATAACCGTATCTATGGAACGTTACCTCAGGGACTTACGGCGCTTAAGCATCTGACTAAGCTGAACGTGAGTAACAACAATCTGTGTGGTGAGATTCCGCAAGGTGGCAACTTGCAGAGAATTAAGGTGAATTCCTATGCTCACAACAAGTGCTTGTGTGGCTCTCCTCTTCCCGCTTGCACTTTGGTTAATTAA
- the LOC121175278 gene encoding polygalacturonase inhibitor 2 produces the protein MSHSSTLFLFLIVLFFTPALSELCNPQDKEALLQIKKEFGNPTTLSSWLPTSDCCNNNWVGVSCANKTQSYRVNHLDLNDLNLPKPYPIPPSVGNLPYLNFLSITNTNNLVGTIPPTITKLTMLRELQIRFTNVSGEIPHFLSQIKTLESIIFHYNNFSGNLPPWLPSLPNLYRVSLDGNRISGTIPDSFGSFSDSLKLMTFSDNRLTGEIPATLAKLDFDFVDLSQNMLEGDASVLFGSEKHTLQINLANNSFAFDFGKVRVSKTLLILYLSHNRLYGALPEGLTSLKNLGTFDVSYNELCGKIPRGGRLQKIDVSSYSHNKCLCGSPLPKCKHL, from the coding sequence ATGTCACACTCAAGcactctctttctcttcctcataGTTCTATTCTTCACTCCAGCACTCTCAGAACTATGCAACCCACAAGACAAAGAAGCCCTCCTTCAAATCAAGAAAGAGTTCGGTAACCCTACCACTCTCTCTTCCTGGCTCCCAACCTCTGATTGCTGCAACAACAACTGGGTAGGTGTCTCATGCGCCAACAAGACCCAATCTTACCGCGTCAACCACCTCGACCTCAACGACCTTAACCTCCCCAAACCCTACCCTATCCCCCCCTCCGTAGGTAACCTTCCCTACCTCAATTTTCTTTCCATCACCAACACCAACAACCTCGTTGGCACAATACCCCCTACCATCACCAAACTCACCATGCTCCGTGAACTCCAAATCAGATTCACCAACGTGTCCGGCGAGATACCCCATTTTTTGTCCCAAATCAAAACCCTAGAATCAATCATCTTCCACTACAACAACTTCTCCGGCAACCTCCCTCCCTGGCTCCCTTCTCTCCCCAACCTCTACAGAGTCTCCTTAGACGGAAACCGCATCTCCGGCACCATCCCGGACTCCTTCGGCTCCTTCTCGGATTCACTGAAGTTGATGACCTTCTCCGACAACCGCCTCACCGGGGAGATTCCGGCGACGTTGGCGAAGCTGGACTTTGATTTCGTGGACTTGTCTCAGAACATGCTGGAGGGTGATGCGTCGGTGCTGTTCGGGTCGGAGAAACACACGCTGCAGATAAATCTGGCGAACAACTCGTTTGCTTTTGATTTCGGAAAAGTAAGGGTGTCAAAGACCTTGTTGATTTTGTATCTTAGTCACAATCGTTTATATGGGGCGCTGCCTGAGGGACTTACGTCGCTTAAGAATCTGGGCACGTTTGATGTGAGCTACAATGAATTGTGTGGTAAGATTCCACGGGGTGGTAGGTtgcaaaaaattgatgtttctTCCTATTCTCATAACAAGTGCTTGTGCGGATCTCCGCTTCCAAAGTGCAAGCACTTATAG
- the LOC100808870 gene encoding LOW QUALITY PROTEIN: probable N-acetyl-gamma-glutamyl-phosphate reductase, chloroplastic (The sequence of the model RefSeq protein was modified relative to this genomic sequence to represent the inferred CDS: deleted 1 base in 1 codon; substituted 1 base at 1 genomic stop codon), whose translation MLLLDVGIVQGFGKVRKQRDGKLLVKGSSKSLNLTSSQNEVRVDVLGASGYSGSEVLQLLANHPQFGIALMTADRKAGQPISSVFPHLSTWDLPDLIAIKDANFSDLDVVFCCLPHGTTQEIIKGLAKDLRIVDLSADFHLKDLSEYEEWYGQXHRAPDLQKEAIYVWIDRGFKGGNKEFTSSC comes from the exons ATGTTGTTGTTGGACGTTGGTATTGTTCAGGGGTTTGGAAAGGTGAGAAAGCAACGAGATGGGAAGCTACTTGTCAAGGGTTCAAGCAAGAGTTTGAACCTAACTTCATCGCAAAATGAGGTTCGTGTTGATGTGCTTGGAGCTAGTGGCTACAGTGGTTCTGAG GTTCTGCAACTGTTGGCAAATCATCCACAGTTTGGGATTGCACTGATGACTGCTGATAGG AAAGCTGGGCAGCCAATCTCTTCTGTATTCCCACATTTGAGCACTTGG GACTTGCCAGATTTGATTGCAATAAAGGATGCCAACTTTTCTGATTTGGATGTTGTATTCTGTTGTTTGCCTCATGGAACTAC CCAAGAAATTATTAAAGGCCTAGCAAAGGACTTGAGGATTGTTGATCTTTCTGCA GATTTTCATCTAAAAGATCTTTCTGAGTATGAAGAGTGGTATGGTCAGTAGCATAGAGCACCAGATTTGCAG AAAGAAGCTATATATGTATGGATTGACAGAGGTTTTAAGGGAGGAAATAAAGAATTCACATCTAGTTGCTAA
- the PGIP gene encoding polygalacturonase inhibitor protein precursor has translation MSKLSILFLLVLSFSSVLSELCNPQDKQALLQIKKDLGNPTTLSSWLLTTDCCNRTWLGVSCDTDTQTYRVNDLDLSDLNLPKPYSIPPSIANLPYLNFLSISRTPTLIGQIPSAIAKLTQLRYLYITHTNVSGPIPDFLSQIKTLVTLDFSYNTLSGKLPASLSSLPNLVGITFDGNQISGAIPDSYGSFSKLFTSMTISRNRLTGKIPATFANLNLAFVDLSRNMLEGDASVLFGTEKNTQKILLAKNMLAFDLGKVGLSKNLNGLDLRNNRIYGTLPQGLTALKFLHSFNVSFNDLCGEIPQGGNMQRFDVSSYANNKCLCGSPLPPCT, from the coding sequence ATGTCAAAGTTAAGCATTCTCTTCCTCCTAGTCTTATCCTTCAGTTCTGTACTCTCAGAACTATGCAACCCACAAGACAAACAAGCCCTACTCCAAATCAAGAAAGATCTTGGAAACCCAACCACTCTCTCCTCATGGCTTCTAACCACTGATTGCTGCAACAGAACATGGCTAGGTGTTTCATGCGACACCGACACCCAAACATACCGCGTCAACGACCTCGACCTCTCCGATCTTAACCTCCCCAAACCCTACTCTATTCCTCCCTCCATAGCCAACCTTCCCTACTTGAATTTTCTTTCCATTAGCAGGACCCCAACCCTAATCGGTCAAATCCCCTCAGCCATCGCTAAACTCACCCAACTCCGTTATCTTTATATCACCCACACCAATGTCTCCGGCCCTATACCAGATTTCTTGTCTCAAATCAAAACCTTAGTCACCCTCGATTTCTCCTACAACACCCTCTCCGGCAAACTCCCCGCCTCGCTCTCTTCGCTGCCCAATCTCGTCGGAATCACCTTCGACGGCAACCAAATCTCCGGCGCCATCCCGGACTCGTACGGCTCATTCTCGAAGCTTTTCACGTCGATGACGATCTCCCGCAACCGCCTCACAGGGAAGATTCCGGCGACGTTCGCGAATCTGAACCTGGCGTTCGTGGACTTGTCTCGGAACATGCTGGAGGGTGATGCGTCGGTGTTGTTTGGGACGGAGAAAAACACGCAGAAGATACTTCTGGCGAAGAACATGCTTGCTTTTGATCTGGGGAAAGTAGGCTTGTCTAAGAACTTGAACGGCTTGGATCTTAGGAACAACCGTATTTATGGGACGCTACCTCAGGGACTTACGGCGCTTAAGTTTCTGCACAGTTTTAATGTGAGCTTCAATGATCTTTGTGGTGAGATTCCGCAGGGTGGGAACATGCAACGTTTTGACGTATCTTCTTATGCCAATAACAAGTGTTTGTGTGGCTCTCCTCTTCCACCATGCACTTAA